One Scophthalmus maximus strain ysfricsl-2021 chromosome 1, ASM2237912v1, whole genome shotgun sequence genomic region harbors:
- the myh14 gene encoding myosin-10 isoform X2 yields MSRPTGGGVNDVTRFLSLGAAPPGSPTSNASFSAASQADWAAKRLVWVPSEKHGFESASIREERGDEVEVELTDSQRKLTLSREEVQRMNPPRFSKVEDMADLTCLNEASVLHNLRERYYSGLIYTYSGLFCVVVNPYKNLPVYTESIVEMYRGKKRHEMPPHIYAISEAAYRSMLQDREDQAILCTGESGAGKTENTKKVIQYLAHVASSHKSGTPGRNKDAAQMDGSRSLTRGSTMVNRGELERQLLQANPILEAFGNAKTVKNDNSSRFGKFIRINFDVAGYIVGANIETYLLEKSRATRQAKDERTFHIFYQMLCGASDETRADLLLGTADEYRFLSGGSIPVPGQSDSENFTQTMDSMAIMGFTPEELLSMLKVISSVLQFGNITFMKEKNHDQASMPDNTAAQKLCHLLGINVLEFTRAILTPRIKVGREYVQKAQTKEQADFAVEALGKATYERLFRWLVHRVNRALDRRQRQGASFIGILDIAGFEIFQLNSFEQLCINYTNEKLQQLFNHTMFILEQEEYQREGIEWNFIDFGLDLQPCIDLIEKPAHPPGVLALLDEECWFPRATDRSFVEKVSAEQGSHPKFFRSKQPRGEADFSIIHYAGKVNYKADDWLVKNMDPLNDNVASLLHQSSDHFVSELWKEDIQTLPRVYFFDSYATLQANGSDMDRIVGLDQVSSGESSGPVTFGASGLKTKKGMFRTVGQLYKESLTKLMATLRNTNPNFLRCIIPNHEKRAGKLSPNLVLDQLRCNGVLEGIRICRQGFPNRIPFQEFRQRYEILTPNAIPRTFMDGKQASELMISALELDHNLFRVGQSKVFFRAGVLAHLEEERDLKITDTIIRFQSAARGFLARKAFLKKQQQLSAMRVMQRNCAAYLKLRNWQWWRLFTKVKPLLQVTRQDDEIQVREIELQKAKDNLTRVELDYTELDRKHAQLMEEKSVLADQLQAEAELFAEAEEMRARLANRKQELEEVLGELESRLEEEEERGVQLTNEKKKMQQNVQDLEEQLEEEETARQRLLLEKVTLETKVKSFETDLLNTVEQKDRLSKEKKQLEERLSEVTDQLTEEEEKSKSLNKLKNKQEAVIADLEERLKREEQGRLEQDKWKRRMESESVETQEQLSDLGMMSAELKGSLAQKEKEITTLQGRLEEEGARRAEAQRALREAMSQVSELKEEVENERGMRERAEKQRRDLGEELEALRTELEDTLDTTAAQQELRSRREAELNELQRCVEDETRRHEAQLSELRVKHSAAIDNLQEQLDNSKRSRQSLEKAKATLEEERLNLSSELKSLQASRTESERGRKRADGQLQELGARLAQADREREEKEERVHKLQCEIESLSGSLSTFDTKSLRLSKEVSSLESQLHDAKELLQDESRQKMALASRVRALEEEKNGLMERLEEEEERAKEFTRQIQTHTQQLAEVRKQSEEVNTAVEVGEETRRKLQRELDSAVQRERQKEEEKERVERQRERLREEIEDMTLALQRERQNCTALEKRQKKFDQCLAEEKAVSARLAEEKDRAEADNREKETRYLALSRALQEAQDQREELERINKQLRGEMEHLVNQQDDVGKSVHELERTRRSLETEAQNLRVQTQELEEELTEAENSRLRLEVTLQALKAQFEREIGTNEEKGEEKRRALSKQVKELEIQLEEERSQRSQAVSAKKQIEAELQEAEAQGETASRGKEDAVKQLRRLQGQMKEVLRELDETKLTREEVISQSKDSEKKIQTLEAEVLQLTEELSVSERHRRQAQQERDEVADEMINSSSGKTALSEEKRRLESRVSQLEEELEEEQTNAELLGERHRKTTLQVETLTVQLQGERTLAQKAEAARDQLEKQNKELKIRLGDLEGAVRGKHRLSVAALEAKIESMDEQLEQERQERAIANKLVRKTEKKLKEVMMQAEDERRHADQYREQLDKSMVRLKQLKRQLEEVEEENSRSNAQKRKLQRELEELTDNGQTMTREITSLRSQLSMPEWRPDKRAPLPLAMRGRRALVDDFSLENSDSEEPPASPTPSSGLPGTPTPSSEHNLDPPPPYSVNNTE; encoded by the exons TCGGCCAGTATTCGGGAGGAGCGGGGCGACGAGGTGGAGGTTGAGCTCACAGACAGCCAGCGGAAGTTGACCCTGTCCAGGGAGGAGGTGCAGCGGATGAACCCTCCTCGCTTCAGTAAAGTGGAGGACATGGCCGACCTCACCTGCCTCAACGAAGCCTCTGTGCTGCACAACCTGAGAGAAAGATACTACTCTGGTTTGATCTAC acatATTCAGGATTGTTCTGCGTGGTGGTGAACCCTTACAAGAACCTGCCTGTCTACACAGAGTCCATAGTGGAGATGTACCGGGGCAAAAAACGCCACGAGATGCCCCCGCACATCTACGCCATATCAGAAGCTGCCTATCGCAGCATGCTACAAG acagagaagatcAGGCGATCCTCTGCAC tGGCGAATCTGGAGCTGGGAAAACTGAGAACACTAAGAAAGTCATCCAATATTTGGCTCACGTTGCCTCCTCCCATAAGAGTGGCACTCCTGGTAGGAACAAGGATGCTGCGCAG ATGGATGGCTCTCGGTCCTTAACAAGAGGCAGCACTATGGTGAACAGG GGCGAGCTGGagaggcagctgctgcaggccaACCCCATACTGGAGGCCTTTGGCAACGCAAAGACTGTCAAGAACGACAACTCTTCTAGATTT GGTAAATTCATCCGCATTAATTTTGATGTGGCGGGTTACATTGTCGGTGCCAACATCGAGACCT ACCTCCTTGAAAAGTCTCGGGCCACTCGTCAGGCCAAAGATGAAAGGACATTCCACATCTTTTACCAGATGTTGTGCGGAGCTTCAGATGAAACCAGAG CGGACCTGCTCTTAGGAACAGCTGATGAGTACCGCTTTCTCAGCGGAGGTTCCATCCCTGTTCCTGGTCAGAGCGATTCAGAGAACTTCACCCAGACCATGGACTCTATGGCCATAATGGGCTTCACCCCAGAAGAGTTACTGT CCATGCTGAAGGTGATCTCCTCTGTGCTCCAGTTTGGCAATATTACCTTCATGAAGGAGAAGAACCACGACCAGGCGTCCATGCCTGATAACACGGCCGCTCAGAAACTGTGCCATCTTCTGGGCATCAACGTGCTAGAGTTCACTCGGGCCATCCTCACGCCCCGGATCAAAGTGGGTCGGGAGTACGTGCAGAAGGCCCAGACGAAAGAACAG GCTGACTTTGCTGTGGAGGCCTTGGGGAAGGCCACATATGAGCGTTTGTTCAGATGGCTGGTGCACAGGGTCAACAGAGCTCTGGACCGCAGACAGAGACAAGGGGCCTCCTTCATAGGGATCCTTGATATTGCTGGATTTGAGATCTTCCAG CTAAACTCCTTTGAGCAGCTGTGCATTAACTACACCaatgagaagctgcagcagctcttcaaCCACACCATGTTCATtctggagcaggaggagtacCAGCGGGAGGGCATCGAGTGGAACTTCATCGACTTTGGCCTGGACCTACAGCCCTGCATCGATCTCATTGAGAAACCg GCCCACCCGCCTGGTGTTCTGGCCCTGCTGGATGAAGAGTGTTGGTTCCCTCGGGCGACAGACCGCTCATTTGTGGAGAAGGTGTCTGCCGAACAAGGCAGCCATCCAAAATTCTTCAGGTCGAAGCAGCCGCGCGGGGAAGCTGACTTCTCTATCATTCACTATGCAGGAAAG GTGAACTATAAGGCAGATGATTGGTTGGTGAAGAACATGGATCCTCTGAACGACAACGTGGCGTCTCTGCTCCACCAGTCTTCTGATCATTTTGTCTCAGAACTCTGGAAGGAGG ATATCCAAACTCTTCCCCGTGTGTACTTTTTTGACTCCTATGCGACATTACAGGCTAATGGCTCCGACA TGGACAGGATTGTGGGTCTGGACCAGGTGTCGTCAGGAGAGAGCAGCGGGCCGGTCACGTTCGGAGCATCTGGGCTGAAGACCAAGAAGGGAATGTTTAGGACTGTTGGTCAGCTGTACAAGGAGTCTCTCACCAAGCTTATGGCCACACTGAGGAACACCAACCCCAACTTCCTCCGCTGTATCATCCCCAACCATGAGAAGAGG GCTGGTAAGCTGTCTCCCAATTTGGTTTTGGACCAGCTGAGGTGTAATGGAGTTTTGGAGGGGATCCGTATCTGCAGACAAGGCTTCCCGAACCGCATCCCATTCCAGGAGTTCAGACAGAG ATATGAGATCCTGACTCCTAACGCCATCCCTCGCACCTTCATGGATGGCAAACAGGCATCAGAACTCATG ATCAGTGCTTTGGAGCTCGATCACAACCTGTTCAGAGTTGGTCAGAGTAAAGTCTTCTTCAGAGCTGGAGTCCTCGCTCacctggaagaggagagagacctTAAGATCACTGACACCATCATACGCTTCCAGAGCGCCGCCAGAGGCTTCCTAGCACGCAA agcctttttgaagaagcagcagcagctcagtgcgATGAGAGTGATGCAGAGGAACTGTGCTGCTTACCTCAAACTCAGGAACTGGCAGTGGTGGCGGCTGTTCACTAAG GTGAAGCCCCTGCTGCAGGTGACCCGTCAGGACGACGAGATCCAGGTAAGGGAAATTGAGCTCCAGAAGGCGAAGGACAATCTCACCCGAGTGGAGCTGGACTACACCGAGCTGGACAGGAAACACGCTCAG ctgatggaggagaagtCCGTGCTGGCTGACCAGCTGCAGGCGGAGGCGGAGCTGTTTGCAGAGGCGGAGGAGATGAGAGCCAGGCTGGCCAATCGgaaacaggagctggaggaggtgctCGGCGAGCTGGAGAGTcgactggaggaagaggaggagaggggtgtGCAGTTGAccaatgagaagaagaagatgcagcAGAATGTACAG gacctggaggagcagttagaggaggaggaaactgcccgacagcgcctcctgctggagaAGGTTACCTTGGAGACCAAAGTGAAAAGTTTCGAAACCGACCTGCTGAATACAGTGGAGCAGAAAGACCGACTCAGCAAG gagaagaaacagCTTGAGGAGCGTCTGAGTGAGGTCACTGACCAGctcactgaggaagaggagaaaagcaaaagcctgaacaaactaaaaaacaaacaggaggcCGTCATCGCCGACTTAGAGG AGCGCCTGAAGCGCGAGGAGCAGGGTCGCTTGGAGCAGGacaagtggaagaggaggatggagagcgAGTCAGTGGAGACCCAGGAGCAGCTGTCAGACCTGGGCATGATGTCCGCCGAGCTGAAGGGAAGTCTGGCtcagaaggaaaaggaaatcacCACCTTACAGGGCCG GCTGGAGGAAGAGGGTGCTCGCCGTGCTGAAGCTCAGAGGGCATTAAGGGAGGCCATGTCCCAGGTGTCTGAGCtaaaggaggaagtggagaatgAGCGAGGGATGAGAGAAAGGGCAGAGAAGCAGAGGCGAGACCTGGGGGAGGAGTTGGAGGCTTTGAGAACTGAGCTGGAGGACACTTTGGACACCACAGCTGCCCAGCAGGAGCTAAG GTCCCGTCGAGAGGCAGAGCTAAATGAGCTCCAGCGATGTGTTGAAGACGAAACCCGTCGCCATGAGGCCCAGCTATCAGAGCTCCGAGTCAAACACAGTGCTGCCATAGACAACCTCCAGGAACAGCTCGACAACAGCAAGAGA TCACGTCAGTCCCTGGAGAAGGCCAAGGCCACGCTAGAGGAAGAGAGGCTGAATTTGTCCTCGGAGCTGAAGAGTCTCCAAGCGAGCcgcacagagagcgagagaggtcGTAAGAGGGCTGACGGTCAGCTGCAGGAGCTCGGCGCCCGGCTGGCtcaggctgacagagagagggaggagaaggaggagcgaGTGCACAAACTACAG TGTGAGATTGAGTCTCTCTCCGGCAGTTTGTCCACTTTTGACACCAAATCCCTTCGGCTCTCCAAAGAGGTCAGCAGCCTGGAGAGCCAGCTACATGACGCaaag GAATTGCTGCAGGATGAAAGTCGTCAGAAGATGGCTCTGGCCTCCAGGGTGCGagcactggaggaggagaagaacggACTGATGGAGAgacttgaggaggaggaggaaagagccAAAGAGTTCACCCGGCAGATCCAGACTCACACGCAGCAG CTGGCAGAGGTTCGTAAGCAGTCGGAAGAGGTGAACACTGCAGTGGAAGTCGGCGAGGAGACACGCAGGAAACTTCAGAGAGAACTGGACAGCGCCGTCCAGAGGGAGCgccagaaggaggaggaaaaggagagagtggagaggcagagagaacgtctgagggaggagatcGAGGACATGACACTGGCCttgcagagggagaggcagaacTGCACGGCTCTTGAGAAGAGGCAGAAGAAGTTTGACCAG TGTCTGGCTGAGGAGAAGGCAGTGAGCGCTCGActggcagaggagaaggacagagcAGAAGCAGACAACCGAGAGAAGGAGACAAGATATCTGGCGCTGTCCCGAGCCCTGCAG GAGGCACAGGACCAGAGGGAAGAGCTAGAGAGGATCAACAAGCAGCTGCGTGGGGAAATGGAGCATCTTGTAAACCAGCAGGACGATGTCGGCAAGAGT GTCCATGAGCTGGAGCGTACTCGGAGGTCCCTAGAGACGGAAGCCCAGAACCTGCGAGTTCAGACacaggagttggaggaggagctgacggAGGCGGAGAACTCGAGGCTGAGGCTGGAGGTCACCCTGCAGGCGCTCAAAGCTCAGTTTGAGAGGGAGATCGGCACCAacgaggagaagggagaggagaagaggagggcgCTCAGCAAACAG GTGAAGGAGTTAGAGATCCAGCTGGAAGAGGAAAGGAGTCAGCGGTCTCAGGCCGTGTCCGCCAAGAAGCAGATagaagcagagctgcaggaagcCGAAGCCCAGGGGGAGACAGCCTCCCGTGGCAAAGAGGACGCTGTGAAGCAGCTACGAAGGCTGCAG GGTCAAATGAAGGAAGTTCTTCGCGAGCTTGATGAGACCAAGTTGACCCGGGAAGAGGTGATCAGCCAGTCGAAAGACAgcgaaaagaaaatccaaaccCTGGAGGCAGAAGTCCTGCAActgacagag GAGCTGTCTGTgtcagagagacacaggagacAGGCTCAGCAGGAGAGAGACGAGGTGGCTGACGAGATGATCAACAGCAGCTCCGGAAA AACTGCGTTGAGTGAGGAGAAGCGGAGGTTAGAGTCTCGGGTCAGTCAGctggaagaggagctggaggaggagcagaccaACGCTGAACTGCTGGGGGAGAGACATAGGAAAACGACTCTACAG GTGGAGACTCTGACCGTGCAGCTGCAAGGAGAGAGGACTTTGGCCCAGAAGGCGGAGGCGGCCAGAGATCAGCTGGAGAAGCAGAACAAGGAGCTGAAGATCCGGCTGGGGGACCTGGAGGGAGCAGTGAGGGGCAAACACAGGCTCAGCGTCGCCGCCCTGGAGGCCAAGATAGAATCAATGGATGAGCAACTGGAacaggagagaca GGAACGAGCCATTGCCAACAAACTGGTGCGAAAGACGGAGAAGAAACTGAAGGAGGTGATGATGCAGGCAGAGGATGAGCGGAGACATGCTGACCAGTACAGAGAACAG CTGGACAAGTCGATGGTCCGActgaagcagctgaagaggcagctggaggaggtggaggaggagaactctCGCTCCAATGCCCagaagaggaagctgcagagagagctggaggagctcaCCGACAACGGTCAGACCATGACACGAGAGATCACCTCCCTTCGCAGCCAGCTCAG CATGCCTGAATGGAGACCAGATAA gCGTGCTCCGTTGCCCCTGGCGATGAGAGGACGCAGGGCATTGGTTGATGACTTCTCGTTGGAGAACTCTGACTCGGAAGAGCCCCCAGCCTCTCCGACTCCCTCCTCTGGACTCCCTGGAACCCCGACCCCTTCCTCTGAGCACAACCTCGACCCTCCACCTCCTTACAGCGTCAACAACACAGAGTGA